In one window of Spirochaetaceae bacterium DNA:
- a CDS encoding nitroreductase family protein, translating to MAPVPNTLDLQVVDDLLTTTRAVRRRLDYDRPVERSVILDCIRLAQQAPTGGNAQGWRWIVVEDAATRAALAEIYRRAGESALRQGLAGAGAAQTRRVYASALFLMERLARVPVHVIPCISGRWPEQPTNANLAGRYGSIFPAVWSFQLALRARGLGSVLTTVHLGAEREAADLLGLPDDVLQVCLLPVAYTTGGEWRPAARPPAMEIVHIDRWQ from the coding sequence GTGGCCCCTGTACCCAATACACTCGATCTCCAGGTGGTGGATGACCTGCTTACCACCACGCGCGCAGTGCGCCGCCGGCTGGACTACGACCGACCGGTGGAGCGCAGCGTGATCCTCGACTGCATCCGCCTGGCGCAGCAGGCGCCCACCGGCGGCAACGCCCAGGGCTGGCGCTGGATCGTGGTTGAGGATGCCGCCACCCGCGCCGCGCTCGCGGAAATCTACCGGCGCGCCGGAGAGTCGGCTCTGCGCCAGGGCTTGGCGGGCGCGGGCGCCGCGCAGACGCGCCGCGTGTACGCCTCAGCCCTGTTTCTGATGGAACGGCTCGCGCGCGTGCCGGTGCACGTCATCCCCTGTATCAGCGGGCGCTGGCCGGAACAGCCCACCAACGCCAACCTCGCCGGCCGCTACGGCTCGATCTTCCCGGCCGTGTGGTCGTTTCAGCTCGCGCTGCGGGCGCGCGGTCTCGGCTCCGTGCTGACCACCGTGCACCTGGGCGCCGAGCGCGAGGCCGCGGACTTGCTGGGCCTGCCGGACGACGTGCTTCAGGTGTGCCTGCTGCCGGTCGCCTACACCACCGGCGGCGAGTGGCGGCCCGCCGCGCGTCCGCCTGCCATGGAGATCGTCCACATCGACCGCTGGCAGTAG